In a single window of the Anaerocolumna cellulosilytica genome:
- a CDS encoding DEAD/DEAH box helicase has protein sequence MASKELSIFSKYTIDWFTQSLGEPTAVQKDAWPAIAKGGDTLVSAPTGTGKTLSSFLVFIDRLMAMSREGNLKQELQLIYVSPLKALAGDIRENLRRPLDGILCEQQKSKPHNTEVKGLDIAIRTGDTTQKERRQMIKTPPHILITTPESLYLLLTSKSGQTILQTAKYIIIDELHALIDSKRGAHLMLSIARLDKLCEKPLQRIGLSATIEPLSQAAQYLSPENVTIVAPKMEKEIQFLITSSMAEEKKLRKDPVWQEIAETIFSFCKDSKSVIAFVEGRAYAEKLAYYVNQLGGEGFARTHHGSLSKEHRFEVEQALREGKLRLLCATSSMELGIDVGDIDQVFQIGCPRTISSTMQRLGRAGHNPGRVSIMHMFPRAAAEGLYCGMTAEVARNGGVEYSRPPKLCLDVLAQHLVSMAVTKSYSVDEVVKLLSRAYPFLEVSKEDIHEVLCMLSGDFEHEQDIPVRPRLLYDRIRELVEGDNYSRMLAVSTGGTIPDKGLYTVRTDTGVKLGELDEEFVFETRVGDRFLLGTFAWRIASIQKDTVFVTPTATAGARLPFWKGEIKGRSIQTGISFGKILRRLEEAEMLGRLEKELMGLGLDKTVANGAGEYIKRQLGATQGLPSDETIIIEHFRDETGAQMMVHSVFGRQINSPLAILAAETAKEEVNMNINYVEDDDGFLLLPYSEGSIPEGLLYRICPETAKAVLAALLPATPLFNMNFRYNSARALMMGVSKAKRNPLWVQRLRSAEMLDSLVKIERHPLIRETKRECLEDYWDLPGLMQVLHEIQAGTIRVREMYVETPSPMSMKLRQQTEASMMYDYAPTPMGIQAAAAEALKEAKQVVPDLEHLTKVSERTKLPQDARQLHSLLMAEGDLMAGELQVPIEWLEELAVQEKVLYIEPGLWIAAEQKGRYENALIEGEQKAREYIVRQALRYRGAFTSKEIADRYLFTETDTMEILHSLCVQKLVIEREGIYYHGELYNRAAKETIQSRRQVKTLPAENYAAFLAGNIKQAAPPSEQLREGLLKLCGKSYPAALWESVILPSRVQGYRPELLDTLLSQGLLFWKLAEDGGVSFHMYEDMDWEAEVSSVTSSLSEEESTLYEGLLKRGASFMQRLAPLIGGASPYDSLLTLAQKGLVFADSFLPVRQWQLRDKLEKTTTRQRAAARSKAMTTGRWEVLRPLQQLTIEQQLERAFDRSALLCRETAGGINWSEALSVLRVWEYTGRVRRGYFIEGLSGIQFIRDKDYEGVFKHLNQPANQILWLPAIDPFQPYGKIIPHKPDRAFINVAGTIVALQAGMPIAVMERQGKVLRIFEEAFISEVLKEFAKDFERRRLFPGQNRIIVKQYPLEAKRALSEAGFIKEITEYTLYRK, from the coding sequence ATGGCTTCAAAGGAACTTTCGATTTTTAGTAAGTACACCATAGATTGGTTTACACAATCCCTTGGAGAACCCACAGCGGTACAAAAAGATGCCTGGCCGGCTATTGCAAAAGGTGGTGATACGTTGGTATCTGCACCTACCGGAACCGGCAAAACACTGTCCTCTTTCCTGGTATTTATTGATCGACTAATGGCTATGTCCAGAGAAGGAAACCTAAAGCAAGAGCTTCAATTAATCTATGTATCTCCTCTAAAGGCTTTGGCGGGTGATATCAGAGAGAATTTAAGACGTCCCTTGGATGGGATACTCTGTGAGCAACAGAAATCCAAACCACATAATACGGAAGTGAAAGGTCTTGACATTGCCATTCGAACCGGTGATACCACCCAGAAGGAACGCCGGCAGATGATAAAAACACCTCCTCATATTTTAATTACTACGCCGGAATCCTTGTATCTTTTGTTAACCAGCAAGTCAGGGCAGACTATATTACAGACGGCAAAATATATAATAATAGATGAATTACATGCCTTAATAGATTCTAAGCGGGGTGCCCATCTTATGTTATCCATTGCAAGACTTGATAAGTTGTGTGAGAAACCCCTGCAAAGAATCGGTTTATCAGCAACCATAGAGCCTCTAAGTCAGGCTGCACAGTATTTATCGCCGGAGAATGTAACTATTGTTGCACCTAAGATGGAAAAAGAGATTCAGTTTCTTATAACGAGTTCTATGGCAGAGGAAAAAAAACTTAGAAAAGACCCGGTATGGCAGGAGATAGCGGAGACTATTTTTTCTTTTTGCAAAGACAGTAAAAGTGTAATAGCCTTTGTGGAGGGGCGGGCCTATGCAGAGAAACTGGCCTATTATGTGAATCAGTTGGGTGGGGAAGGCTTTGCAAGAACCCACCATGGAAGTCTTTCCAAGGAACACAGGTTTGAAGTAGAGCAAGCTCTTCGGGAAGGGAAGCTTCGTCTGTTGTGCGCAACATCATCTATGGAACTTGGAATTGATGTTGGTGATATTGATCAGGTATTCCAGATTGGGTGCCCCAGGACAATTTCTAGTACCATGCAGCGGTTAGGACGTGCCGGACACAATCCGGGACGAGTAAGTATCATGCATATGTTCCCAAGGGCAGCAGCAGAAGGCTTGTACTGTGGCATGACAGCTGAAGTGGCAAGAAACGGCGGCGTAGAGTATTCCCGCCCGCCAAAGCTTTGTCTTGATGTATTGGCACAGCATCTGGTATCCATGGCGGTAACAAAAAGTTATAGTGTCGATGAGGTTGTGAAACTGCTGTCAAGAGCGTACCCTTTTTTAGAGGTGTCAAAAGAAGATATTCATGAGGTGTTGTGTATGCTCTCTGGTGATTTTGAACATGAACAGGATATCCCGGTGCGTCCAAGACTACTGTATGACAGAATCCGTGAATTAGTGGAGGGAGACAATTACAGTAGAATGCTGGCAGTTTCTACCGGCGGTACCATACCGGATAAGGGACTGTATACAGTCAGGACGGATACAGGTGTTAAGCTCGGAGAACTGGACGAAGAATTTGTTTTTGAAACCAGAGTAGGAGACCGTTTTTTATTAGGTACCTTTGCCTGGAGGATAGCCTCCATACAAAAAGACACTGTATTTGTTACCCCAACGGCAACAGCCGGTGCGAGACTTCCTTTCTGGAAGGGAGAAATTAAGGGTAGAAGTATACAGACAGGGATTTCATTTGGAAAGATTTTGCGCAGGCTTGAAGAAGCAGAAATGCTCGGAAGACTTGAAAAGGAACTCATGGGGCTGGGACTTGATAAGACAGTAGCCAATGGGGCAGGAGAATATATTAAGAGACAATTAGGTGCGACCCAGGGTCTGCCAAGTGACGAGACGATTATCATTGAGCATTTTCGAGATGAGACAGGTGCGCAAATGATGGTACATTCTGTGTTTGGACGCCAGATAAATAGCCCTCTTGCCATATTGGCAGCAGAAACCGCCAAAGAAGAAGTCAACATGAATATAAATTATGTTGAAGATGATGATGGCTTCTTATTACTGCCTTACAGTGAAGGCAGCATTCCGGAAGGACTTTTATACAGAATATGTCCGGAGACGGCAAAGGCAGTCTTAGCAGCTCTTTTGCCGGCAACGCCTTTATTTAATATGAACTTTCGATACAATTCTGCCAGAGCGTTAATGATGGGGGTGAGTAAGGCAAAACGTAATCCACTTTGGGTTCAGCGTTTACGAAGTGCTGAAATGTTGGATTCATTGGTAAAAATAGAACGTCATCCTCTGATCAGAGAAACAAAAAGAGAGTGTTTGGAGGATTATTGGGATTTACCGGGACTAATGCAGGTACTGCATGAAATTCAGGCTGGCACCATCCGTGTCCGTGAGATGTATGTGGAAACACCTTCCCCTATGTCCATGAAATTACGGCAGCAGACAGAAGCCTCTATGATGTATGATTATGCTCCCACACCAATGGGAATCCAGGCAGCGGCAGCAGAAGCCTTAAAGGAAGCTAAGCAGGTGGTACCGGACTTAGAGCATCTGACGAAAGTCTCGGAAAGAACAAAGCTTCCTCAGGATGCAAGACAGCTCCATTCTCTTCTTATGGCAGAAGGAGATTTAATGGCAGGTGAATTACAGGTGCCTATAGAATGGCTTGAGGAACTGGCAGTTCAGGAGAAAGTGCTGTATATAGAACCGGGATTGTGGATTGCGGCGGAACAAAAAGGCAGATATGAAAATGCGTTAATAGAAGGAGAGCAAAAGGCAAGGGAATATATTGTGCGTCAGGCATTAAGATACCGCGGCGCATTTACTAGTAAGGAGATAGCAGATCGTTATCTTTTTACAGAAACAGATACAATGGAGATACTTCATTCACTTTGTGTACAGAAGTTAGTGATTGAGCGGGAAGGCATTTACTATCACGGAGAATTGTATAACAGAGCGGCTAAGGAAACCATTCAGAGCAGAAGGCAGGTTAAGACCTTACCGGCAGAAAACTATGCCGCATTTCTTGCAGGCAATATAAAACAGGCGGCTCCTCCTTCTGAGCAGTTAAGAGAAGGTCTTCTTAAACTATGCGGAAAGTCATATCCAGCAGCACTTTGGGAAAGTGTCATACTGCCGTCAAGAGTGCAGGGGTACCGTCCGGAACTATTAGATACCCTTCTCTCACAAGGACTGCTATTTTGGAAATTAGCAGAAGACGGAGGTGTTAGTTTTCATATGTATGAAGATATGGACTGGGAGGCAGAGGTTTCTTCTGTTACCAGCTCCCTTAGTGAAGAGGAGAGTACCCTGTATGAAGGCTTATTAAAAAGAGGTGCCAGCTTTATGCAGAGGCTTGCACCTTTAATCGGAGGTGCTTCCCCCTATGACAGCCTTCTTACTCTTGCACAAAAAGGTCTGGTATTTGCAGACAGCTTTCTACCTGTTCGTCAATGGCAGCTGAGAGATAAGCTGGAAAAGACCACAACAAGACAAAGGGCTGCGGCACGCAGCAAGGCAATGACTACCGGCAGATGGGAGGTTTTAAGGCCTTTACAGCAGTTGACCATAGAACAGCAGCTAGAGCGGGCGTTTGACCGATCAGCTCTGCTTTGCCGGGAAACGGCAGGAGGGATTAACTGGAGTGAAGCCCTTTCAGTGCTTCGTGTGTGGGAATATACGGGGCGTGTACGCAGAGGCTATTTTATTGAGGGACTTTCAGGAATTCAGTTTATTCGTGACAAGGATTATGAAGGAGTCTTTAAGCATCTTAATCAGCCGGCTAATCAGATTCTTTGGCTCCCGGCGATTGACCCTTTTCAGCCTTATGGCAAGATAATACCCCACAAACCGGACAGAGCCTTCATAAATGTTGCAGGAACAATCGTTGCCTTGCAAGCCGGTATGCCAATCGCAGTTATGGAAAGGCAGGGAAAGGTATTGCGTATATTTGAAGAAGCTTTTATAAGTGAGGTACTGAAAGAATTTGCCAAAGATTTTGAAAGACGCAGGTTATTTCCGGGACAAAACCGTATCATTGTAAAACAGTATCCATTGGAAGCCAAAAGAGCACTTTCAGAAGCAGGATTTATAAAGGAAATAACCGAGTATACTTTATATCGAAAATAA
- a CDS encoding YjjG family noncanonical pyrimidine nucleotidase — MKYKILLFDLDDTLLDFAANEADSLDKLFHSNGIALNKDILQLYHNINKQLWTDYENGRIPLTEVLNTRFSRTLNELGVTVDGSAWESQYRQHLGNGHQLIEGALEVCKILSKDHRLFVVTNGVTVTQMKRLQLAGLHDLFENIFTSESIGYQKPFEGFFDFVFEHIPTFNYKDTLIIGDSLSTDIKGGILAGIDTCWFNQKGQPEKEDIKATYTISDLKELYTI, encoded by the coding sequence ATGAAATACAAGATACTACTCTTTGACTTAGACGATACACTGCTGGATTTTGCGGCCAATGAAGCAGATTCCCTGGATAAACTCTTTCACAGTAACGGTATTGCATTAAACAAGGACATCTTGCAATTGTATCACAATATAAATAAACAACTGTGGACGGATTATGAGAATGGAAGAATTCCTTTAACAGAAGTGCTAAATACCAGATTTTCCAGAACATTGAATGAACTTGGAGTCACTGTAGATGGCAGCGCATGGGAATCCCAATACCGCCAACACCTTGGTAACGGACACCAGTTGATTGAAGGAGCTCTAGAGGTCTGTAAGATCCTTTCTAAAGACCACCGTCTATTTGTTGTAACAAACGGAGTCACTGTTACACAGATGAAACGGTTACAGCTTGCCGGACTACATGATTTATTCGAGAATATCTTTACCTCCGAAAGCATCGGCTATCAAAAACCATTCGAGGGCTTTTTTGATTTTGTATTTGAACATATCCCTACTTTTAACTATAAGGATACTCTTATAATCGGTGATTCCTTAAGTACCGATATCAAAGGCGGAATTCTTGCTGGTATTGACACCTGCTGGTTTAATCAAAAGGGACAGCCAGAAAAAGAAGATATAAAAGCCACGTATACTATTTCAGATTTAAAGGAGCTTTACACTATTTAA
- a CDS encoding glycoside hydrolase family 5 protein, translated as MLHKKRIKKAVSTIMAFVLLLLVLQAGSIQKVGAVDTGNDDWLHSVNNKIYDKYGNEVWLTGANWFGFNCTENVFHGAWYDVKEILTEIANRGIGLLRIPISTELLYSWMVGTPNKVSSVTAANNPPYHVCNPDFVDPATGKVKNSMEIFDLIIGYCKELGIKVMIDIHSPDSNNSGHNYPLWYGLNTATAGEITTRKWIDTQVWLADKYKNDDTILAFDLKNEPHGTRGYAAEEPDNFAKWDNTTDENNWRYAAETCAREILSVNPNLLIVIEGIEQYPKTELGYTYQTPDIWGASKEQSPYNGGWWGGNLRGVKDYPVDLGTLNCQIVYSPHDYGPSVYNQSWFDKDFTTQTLLDDYWYDSWAYIDDQGIAPLLIGEWGGHMDGGKNEKWMTLLRDYIVDKRLHHTFWCINPNSGDTGGLLGHDWKTWDEAKYQLLKPALWQTDDGKFIGLDHEIPLGKNGISLGEYYQN; from the coding sequence ATGTTACATAAAAAGAGAATTAAAAAGGCAGTATCTACAATAATGGCTTTCGTATTGCTGCTACTGGTTTTACAAGCAGGAAGTATTCAGAAAGTAGGGGCAGTGGATACCGGAAATGATGACTGGCTGCACAGTGTAAATAATAAAATATATGATAAATACGGCAATGAGGTGTGGCTAACTGGTGCTAACTGGTTTGGCTTTAATTGTACGGAAAATGTATTCCATGGAGCATGGTACGATGTAAAAGAAATACTGACTGAAATTGCAAACCGGGGTATAGGATTATTAAGAATTCCCATCTCCACCGAGCTGTTGTACAGTTGGATGGTGGGCACACCGAACAAGGTGTCTAGTGTAACAGCTGCGAATAACCCGCCCTATCATGTTTGCAATCCGGATTTTGTAGACCCTGCTACCGGAAAAGTAAAAAATAGTATGGAGATCTTTGATTTAATTATAGGCTATTGTAAAGAACTTGGCATCAAAGTTATGATAGATATCCATAGTCCGGATTCCAATAATTCCGGACACAATTATCCGCTCTGGTACGGACTGAATACAGCCACAGCAGGAGAAATTACCACACGTAAATGGATCGATACGCAGGTATGGCTTGCGGATAAGTATAAAAATGATGATACCATTCTTGCTTTTGATTTAAAAAATGAACCCCATGGAACAAGAGGTTATGCAGCAGAGGAACCAGATAACTTTGCTAAGTGGGACAATACAACAGATGAAAATAACTGGAGGTATGCGGCAGAAACCTGCGCCAGAGAAATTCTTTCTGTGAATCCGAATCTGCTGATTGTTATTGAAGGAATTGAACAGTATCCAAAGACTGAATTAGGCTATACCTATCAGACGCCGGATATCTGGGGAGCCAGTAAAGAGCAGTCTCCTTATAACGGAGGCTGGTGGGGTGGTAATCTGCGAGGCGTAAAAGATTATCCCGTAGACCTTGGAACACTGAATTGTCAGATAGTATATTCACCTCATGATTATGGTCCTTCTGTATACAACCAGAGCTGGTTTGATAAAGACTTTACAACCCAGACCTTGTTAGATGATTACTGGTATGATTCCTGGGCATATATAGATGATCAGGGAATCGCGCCGTTACTAATCGGTGAATGGGGCGGACATATGGACGGCGGTAAAAATGAAAAATGGATGACCTTACTTAGGGATTACATTGTAGATAAGAGACTTCACCATACCTTCTGGTGTATTAATCCGAACTCCGGGGATACCGGTGGTCTGTTAGGGCATGACTGGAAGACCTGGGATGAAGCAAAGTACCAATTGTTAAAACCGGCTCTGTGGCAGACAGACGATGGTAAATTCATTGGTCTTGACCATGAAATTCCGTTAGGGAAAAATGGGATTTCCCTGGGGGAATACTATCAGAATTAA
- a CDS encoding AAC(3) family N-acetyltransferase, whose product MFTKNDLIHAIKNMGICHTDTLLIHSSMKAIGEVEGGADTVLDAFMEYLSEGLLLLPTHTWANMSETYNRFDSDKEPSCVGLLSNLFMKRPGVVRSLHPTHSMAAYGKDSKEYIKGEEAVTTPCAEGGCYDRLRARNGKILLLGVTHARNTFMHSVEEVLRVPERFTEHPVRFEIVMPDGSIKESQVYRHFNKMSAHISENYDKLAEAFYDCNAAKKVTFGNADCILCDANGIFEVMKKVLAHEINCLIEREVIPKIWWSEKN is encoded by the coding sequence ATGTTTACGAAAAATGACCTGATTCATGCAATTAAAAATATGGGTATTTGCCATACGGATACCTTACTTATACATTCATCTATGAAAGCGATTGGTGAGGTAGAGGGTGGAGCAGATACGGTGCTTGATGCTTTTATGGAATATTTGTCTGAGGGGCTTTTACTTTTGCCTACCCACACGTGGGCCAATATGAGCGAAACATATAACAGATTTGATTCAGATAAGGAGCCATCTTGTGTAGGCTTATTGTCCAACTTATTTATGAAACGACCAGGTGTTGTACGTTCACTGCATCCTACCCACAGTATGGCAGCCTATGGAAAAGACAGCAAGGAATACATAAAAGGTGAAGAAGCAGTAACGACTCCATGTGCTGAGGGAGGCTGCTATGACCGTCTGCGGGCGAGAAATGGAAAGATTCTTCTGCTGGGAGTAACTCATGCAAGAAATACTTTTATGCATAGTGTGGAGGAGGTGCTTCGGGTACCTGAACGATTTACTGAACATCCAGTCAGGTTTGAAATTGTGATGCCGGACGGAAGTATAAAGGAGAGTCAGGTGTATCGTCATTTCAACAAGATGAGTGCACATATTTCAGAGAATTATGACAAACTGGCAGAGGCATTCTATGACTGTAATGCTGCAAAAAAAGTTACTTTTGGTAATGCGGATTGTATTCTATGTGATGCTAATGGAATCTTTGAAGTGATGAAAAAGGTATTAGCGCATGAAATCAATTGTCTTATAGAGAGGGAAGTAATACCTAAAATATGGTGGAGTGAAAAAAATTAG
- a CDS encoding RNA polymerase sigma factor, with protein sequence MFIYLAMIDSDEEQSKFEQLYNTYRQTMFYTANNILKDTYLAEDAVHQAFLRIINHIDKIEEVKSGRTKSFVVIITENIAIDMYRKRKRENSISFYDMEEYLGEEAAATTEFSDGNPVAAAIAMLPFNYASVLTLKFSHGYSDVEIAAILSIKVDNVRQRIARAKAKLKKILEEGGIHFDEYY encoded by the coding sequence TTGTTTATCTACTTGGCAATGATTGACAGTGACGAGGAGCAGTCAAAATTTGAACAGCTCTACAATACTTACAGACAGACCATGTTTTATACCGCAAATAATATATTGAAGGACACTTACCTTGCTGAAGATGCAGTACATCAGGCATTCCTTAGAATCATTAACCATATAGATAAGATAGAGGAAGTTAAATCCGGTCGGACGAAGAGCTTTGTTGTAATAATTACCGAAAATATTGCTATTGATATGTATCGTAAGAGAAAGCGGGAGAACAGCATATCGTTTTATGATATGGAAGAGTATCTTGGGGAAGAAGCTGCCGCAACCACTGAATTCTCTGACGGTAATCCGGTTGCAGCTGCAATAGCAATGTTACCTTTTAATTATGCATCGGTATTGACACTAAAGTTCAGTCATGGGTATTCAGATGTTGAAATTGCGGCTATCTTATCTATCAAAGTGGATAATGTCAGACAGCGCATTGCAAGGGCAAAAGCCAAGTTGAAAAAAATTTTAGAAGAGGGGGGGATTCATTTTGATGAATACTATTGA
- a CDS encoding GH1 family beta-glucosidase: protein MGIAKDFIFGTATSSFQIEGGSKEDGRSPSIWDDFCQIPGRVLNGHTGETACDHYHRYKEDIARMHELGADSYRFSISWSRIFPQQGIYNPKGMEFYKGILNELKRYHMTAMVTLYHWDLPSWAQRRGGWLNRESVNWFLEYCKKCFEELDNDVEFWITHNEPFCASFVSYFEGRHAPGHKHLEEAVKAAHHILLSHGRAVQLYRKCSGKKQIGIALNMTPAYPATDSFADQLAANNRNGYICRWFLDAVFKGRYPKDMVNLYAGQCKIDFSFIEDGDLGQIAEPCDFLGINYYFIDLIEYDLTNILLSRKAYYSTYKQTDMGWDIGVEEFIQLITWIRKEYTTLPVYITENGSAWDDTVDHGEIHDIDRAEYLIKHLEAVEQMNDLGLLVKGYYYWSFLDNFEWAWGYSKRFGLVYVNYETQERKNKDSFYTYQKYISQAKQSKGNFNQERE from the coding sequence ATGGGAATAGCAAAGGATTTTATATTTGGAACAGCAACCTCTTCTTTTCAGATAGAAGGAGGGTCTAAGGAGGATGGAAGAAGCCCCAGTATCTGGGATGATTTCTGTCAGATACCGGGAAGAGTCCTAAACGGTCATACAGGAGAGACAGCTTGTGACCATTATCACAGGTATAAAGAAGATATTGCAAGAATGCATGAGCTGGGAGCCGACAGTTATCGTTTTTCTATAAGTTGGTCTAGAATATTTCCACAACAAGGTATCTATAATCCGAAAGGAATGGAATTTTATAAAGGTATCTTAAATGAATTGAAACGCTATCACATGACGGCTATGGTTACTTTGTACCACTGGGATTTACCAAGTTGGGCTCAGCGTAGGGGAGGATGGCTAAACAGAGAGTCGGTCAATTGGTTTTTAGAATACTGTAAAAAATGCTTCGAGGAACTAGATAATGATGTAGAATTCTGGATAACCCATAATGAGCCTTTCTGCGCTTCTTTCGTCAGTTATTTTGAAGGAAGGCATGCTCCGGGACACAAACATCTGGAGGAGGCAGTAAAGGCAGCCCATCATATATTATTGTCCCATGGCAGAGCAGTACAATTATACAGAAAGTGCAGCGGTAAAAAGCAGATAGGAATTGCGCTTAATATGACACCGGCCTATCCTGCAACAGACTCCTTTGCAGACCAATTAGCGGCAAATAACCGGAATGGTTATATCTGCCGTTGGTTTTTAGACGCAGTCTTTAAAGGAAGGTATCCTAAGGATATGGTCAATCTGTATGCTGGTCAGTGCAAAATTGATTTTTCCTTTATAGAGGATGGAGATTTAGGGCAGATAGCTGAGCCATGTGACTTTTTAGGAATTAATTATTATTTCATAGATTTGATAGAATATGATTTAACCAATATATTATTAAGCAGAAAAGCGTATTATTCTACTTATAAACAAACTGATATGGGGTGGGATATCGGAGTGGAGGAGTTCATCCAGTTAATTACCTGGATACGAAAGGAGTATACGACACTGCCTGTTTATATTACAGAGAATGGTTCAGCATGGGATGATACAGTGGATCATGGAGAGATTCACGATATAGACCGAGCAGAATATCTGATAAAACATTTGGAAGCCGTTGAACAGATGAATGACCTGGGTTTACTTGTAAAAGGATATTATTATTGGTCCTTTTTAGATAATTTTGAATGGGCATGGGGATATTCAAAGCGATTTGGTCTGGTATATGTAAACTATGAGACGCAGGAGAGAAAGAATAAAGACAGCTTTTATACATATCAAAAATACATAAGCCAGGCAAAACAAAGTAAGGGAAATTTTAACCAGGAACGAGAGTAG
- a CDS encoding DUF4367 domain-containing protein, producing the protein MNTIDISDDFLRRFVPDAEVIRLNKLPDDRVLNHKFSKSFDRKMRKLIRKNSVNYLVFMKMLRKIAILLIIVLSMAFTTIMSVEALRNHFFCMLYKIYSDFTSVTFITENTGQDFDLIYSIPQLPNGYTKVQSTQTNSSFSAVYTNGENKLFFEQSYITNNQMILDTEDTLLLQTKSIKGIELHYFTNKELSQVYWSQDEYFFSLVSDLNIHMLLELSEQIISEGYNNK; encoded by the coding sequence ATGAATACTATTGATATTTCTGATGATTTTTTAAGACGTTTTGTTCCAGACGCAGAAGTAATAAGACTGAATAAGCTCCCAGATGACAGGGTGCTAAATCACAAGTTTTCCAAGTCATTTGATAGAAAGATGAGGAAGCTCATTCGCAAAAATAGCGTGAATTATCTTGTATTTATGAAAATGCTAAGAAAAATAGCTATACTCTTAATTATCGTGCTTTCTATGGCTTTTACTACAATTATGAGTGTTGAAGCATTACGCAATCACTTCTTTTGCATGCTGTATAAAATCTATTCAGATTTTACCTCTGTAACCTTTATAACAGAAAACACAGGACAGGACTTTGATTTAATCTATTCAATTCCTCAACTGCCCAACGGCTATACCAAAGTGCAGTCAACTCAAACAAACAGTTCCTTCTCTGCTGTTTATACAAACGGAGAAAACAAACTTTTCTTTGAGCAAAGTTATATAACCAATAATCAGATGATTTTAGATACTGAAGATACCTTGCTGCTTCAAACAAAGAGCATTAAGGGCATTGAACTACATTATTTTACTAACAAAGAACTTTCTCAGGTGTATTGGAGTCAGGATGAATATTTCTTTTCTCTGGTATCTGATCTGAATATCCATATGCTTCTTGAACTTTCTGAACAAATTATTTCAGAAGGTTACAATAATAAATAG
- a CDS encoding TetR/AcrR family transcriptional regulator, whose amino-acid sequence MAKQEIREPKQKRSIEKKQSIIMASYKLFCDKGYYKTNTAEIAQEAGVSTGIVYNYFQDKKDILLEVIKFYISILSEQFQPLLSAPITKSNLPTRIEQFIDISIASHTMHVEAHNEFLALSLLEEDILILFNDFENTVLMIFYELLLTAGFSRRNLLEKIRISYGLVEQVCHYYIQRKLSQEELNTSKLLAIHTIVTLLEK is encoded by the coding sequence ATGGCTAAACAAGAAATTAGGGAACCAAAACAAAAGCGGTCAATAGAGAAAAAGCAAAGTATAATAATGGCAAGTTATAAACTTTTTTGTGATAAAGGCTACTATAAAACTAATACTGCTGAAATTGCACAAGAAGCTGGTGTTTCTACAGGCATTGTATACAACTATTTTCAAGATAAAAAGGACATTCTCTTAGAAGTAATTAAGTTTTATATTTCTATACTGTCGGAGCAGTTTCAGCCCCTACTATCTGCCCCTATCACTAAAAGCAATCTGCCCACTAGAATCGAACAGTTTATAGACATATCTATTGCATCACACACCATGCATGTTGAGGCGCATAATGAGTTTTTGGCTCTGTCCCTACTTGAAGAAGACATATTAATCCTATTTAACGATTTTGAAAATACTGTACTAATGATATTTTATGAGTTATTGCTAACCGCTGGATTTTCTAGGCGTAATTTACTTGAAAAAATAAGAATTAGTTATGGCTTAGTTGAGCAGGTTTGTCATTATTATATTCAACGAAAACTATCACAGGAAGAACTGAATACCAGTAAGTTACTTGCGATTCACACAATTGTGACTCTATTAGAAAAATAA